In Plasmodium knowlesi strain H genome assembly, chromosome: 8, the DNA window TTTCACAGACAATGATTCTTCTACACTAGGAGATGACGGTTCCACCACCctaggtggtggtggtggcgATGTCTCGTCCACCCTAGATGGTAGCTCCACCGATGTTTCGACCATCTATAATGATGGACGAAGTCGACCATCAACCGGAAGAGGACGAACACGGACAGGAACAAATAATAGAAGACCAGGGAATATACGTTACTATGCCACataatattccttttccttttttttccttttcttttctttttaatctttttttttttttttttaattcttaaacttttttttcctctttaataTAATGAATTGAttcaattatatttttttcttttttttgtgtgtgttgaattattaatttttttttcgcaacatTTCAATtgatagtttttttttttttttttttttttcttgtaagaTGAATGCAGATCAAGCCAGTTTACACATTCGCACTTGGCTagcttcttaatttttttgtaaattagggtacataaaaagaaaaaaataaaaataaaataaaataaaaaaagaaaaaaaaaaaaaaaatatgtgtgttcttaaaaaaaaaaagaagaatgttttttttttttttttttttttttataaacaaaaggtgttctttcacaccaaaaaaaaaaaaaaaaaagaaaaaatttttgcaaacaaaataagaaataaatgtggaagaaagaatcttctttttcttcttcttttttttcttttttttcttttttttcttttttttcttttttttttttttcaagaaaatataaaaaggaaaaaaaggaaaagaaggaaaaaaaaaaggacaaaaaggggtatgaaaccaatatccttcatcttaaacaataaaccctaaactgtgaacactaaactctaaacgctaaaaccataaaaactaaaccgtcaaccataaaacctaaaccctgaaccgtgaaccctaaacactgaaccttaaaccataaaacctaaacagtgaacctgagaccatgaaccctgaaccctacaacatgaacactgaaccctaaaccatggaacataaacccctaaaccatgaaacataaccccctaaaccataaacacggaacctaaaattggaacacgttccatagGAGTAtcttccataggaaccctttccataagaacgtcttccttaggaacctgttcttcttccataaattccgatcccatgaattcttgaaccaaaagttccagaaaatccttctggttcaattgtgtgtcccctttttgacattcatccaacacttcaaaatgaatttcaataatcgttcgacgattcacgcgaccagaacgttttgttcttgttggagcagaacgaggtttgcGTTCCTTCactaatcgatattcatgtgaaccgGCTTCTTCCACACGATCGAGGAGctgttcctgtactgatgaaccaggaatatcagcaggagatcttctgagacgtggtcctccttcaccaaaatactacaaaaaaaaaaaaaaaaaaaaagagtgagaggatatttttgttaagaagattgtgaaatgttctttttacacatttattttattttattttaaccattaaaaaattttttttttttttttaatcatttaaaaaaattcttttttccttttaaccattaaaaaaattttttttttttccttttaaccattaaaaaatttttttttcttttaaccgttaaaattttttttttttttttttcattaatttttttctttttttattttttttttttatttttttttttttatttttttttttttatttttttttttttatcttaccttccaaaggtaataagccatagcagaaagaccaatagagacaggagccaaaggaacaaaaggggtaaggagatccgtaataaggatgggacagactgtattctctaatgtttgttgcatatgtTCTTTGCTCTTCGGTCCTGTTAACAGTTCTTTAGATTTACTTCCTATATCGTCATCgccaattttgcatttaTTATAATcattgttttgtgtgcacacaaagCAGTCATTAATACTAGCATTGTTTTTGCATTGAGGTAATACAATCTCCATAATGTCTTTACTTTGTTCAAAAGCGTAGTTTATGCCCGAATCTACACTACAATCAGGATGTactttatactttttttctctattcgccaagttttttaattgttttgcatattctttaagaaataaacaacccatcgtttgttcaaacgatgggcccttaaAAGGGCCCACCCTTTGGCCATTACCGTGGgtataaatgtgctgcaatcctgaagcaaaaagtaaacaagctgctttatttgtatgtttttctttatggccAAGTTTACTCCAATTAGCGTCGTCATTGCAATATTTGGCAAGGTCCCCTTTAGTCTGACCTTCCGTCATATGTCCTAGAAGTTTCGTTAATGCGCTCTCAATTTCagtcttcatttcttcctaaacatagaacaaaagaagagaaagaagagaaaaaaatatatatgtatatgtatacacatatgtatacatatatacatacctacatatatatatacatatatatacatacatatatgtacgtatatacatatacatacatatatatatatatatatatatatacatatataaatatatatatacatatttatatatacatttatgttcacgtatatatatatatatatatatatataaatatatatatatatatatatatatgtagttgtctaCCGCCCTTACCCACTTCACATCGGTGCTTTGTCCACTTGCCTTTCCATTTGTGATTTTGTTCTTTGCtgatttccatttctttgctgcgcattggagttgagtacagaaagaagatttcattTCAGTGATAGTAGTTAAGGTGGAATTCATTTTGGTGTTAATGGTGGATTTGTCTTCGTTGAGGAGTTCGTTCATTTGCTTTGGGACGTCTTCTTTGTCGTTGTTATTGCAGGGTGAACTTCCACCTGATGATGATGATCCAATTAAGTCTTTATCAACCAAGAGGTCGCAACCactaaaattttcttttctttcacaAATAAAACAATCATTACCACCAGAGGTCGAACACGaagcttttttaattacattccatttttcaaacatttcttttattctttcctcatCAAGGGGACAACTTTTCtccgtttccttttttattctatcagcataaagattaagtgctgcgcacatcatagtttgtttaaaaaacttaTCATCAGCCTTCTTCTGCTTATCGTTGTCATTAccttcaattttgttaatgtagtctaaacctgctgtgatatgattacatgcttttctttcgacaCTATCAGGATTATCATCCCCAAATTTATTGCATACAACATTCTTCTTAGTCTTTGATTTGTCCTTTCCATTCTGATCGATTTCCTTGAACATCTTCTCCAATGCGTCCTTAACAGTCGtatcccaaaagtcacactgttaaaaaaaaaaaaagaaaaagttatatatgtagttggctggtgtagtatccggttggtatatagtatccggttggtgtatagtatccggttggtgtataatatccggttggtgtatagtatccggtaggtatagtatccggtaggtatagtatccggttggtgtatagtatccggttggtgtagtatccggtaggtatagtatccggtaggtatagtatccggtaggtatagtatccggttggtgtatagtatccggttgatgtagtatccggttggtgtagtatccggttggtgtatagtatccggttggtgtatagtatccggttggtgtatagtatccggttggtgtatagtatccggtagATGTAGTATCGGATCactgtctaccatccggttggtgtagtatccggtccctgtcggcgaggagtctttcctttccccccctaaagtagctaaagctaacccctgaaccttaatTCCAacaaccctgaacccttactcctaaacccggcaaacttactcctataccctcaAACATTACCCCCACACCCTGAAaacttattcctatatcctaaaacattatatcaatacccctaaaaccttacacCTATAACGTACAACCTTCGTCTTATACCTGCAACCTTGTTCTAATATCCCTAAAATCTTTATTcccaaacccggaatctgaattttcttttttctttttttttttaatctatCGTTCATCGTTGTGGTGGTgatagtaatacttacccaattcTTCGTAGGAGCAGTATTTCCGTTCATTTGGTTttggaaccatttgggtgcggCACATTTGAGTTGGTCACATAAAGTCTTCGTTTCGTTTACTTTCGTTAGGGTGTCAGTTACGGTGGTTTTTATTTCGCCTTTAACTTGTGCTAATTTGGCCGTTACTTTCGTTGGGCTGCCATTTGTGTGAATTTCGCAACTTCCATAGGTGTCATCCAATGTACATTGTCCCCCATTTAATTCTTTGCCAGCAGTGTCGAAAGCCTTCTTTATGCCGAATCCCACTAAACACTTCGCCTTCTCCttcatatgttttgcataagaatgaagtaagaaacaacctATCGTTCGTTTCAACGATGGGTCCTTATCCAAGATGTTGTTGCCATTGATGTTGGTCGCCGTAGGCGATGTAAGTTCCTTTAGTTTTTCGAAACCTGATGTAAGATATTGGCATGCCCTCCTTTCAGGGTTGGTGGGTTCCCTAGTACTGTTTGTACTACTGCCATCATCCATTGTCCCACATTGACCTCCTTTGTCTTGACCCCCATTATCTGTCATTGCTTGTGACAATTCTTTCCATAGTTTGGCGACTTCGCcgccttccttcccccagaAGTCGTCCTGTATAAGTggagtaaaaaatatatatatatgaatatatatatatatatatatatacatatgtatatgtatatacatacatatacgtagatgtatatgtataagtatacattcttttccttttcctttttctctttcttgttggtgtgtagtatccggtttgccTTCCCTTGCCAttcggttagtgtgtagtattcggtccctgtctgcgaggagtttttcctctccctccctaaagcagctaaagctaaccccggaaccttactcctgaaccctgaaaccttattcctataccctaaaaccttacacctataccctaaaacttttactcctataccctaaaacttttactcctataccctacaacctttactcctataccctaaaaccttactcatATACCCTGCAACCTTCTTCCCACACCCCTGTAACGTTATTCTTATACCCATAGAACCTTACTACTGTaacctacaaccttactcctatatcctaaaaccttactcatataccctacaaccctcttcctgaacccggaatctgaatttttcttttttctttttttttttttttcttttcttttattccttttctttttattccttctcattttattCTACTTACCGCATTATTGTTCCCCCGGGCCATCTGAACTCGAGATGCTAAGCATTGTAAACGTTGACAGAGGGAGCCAGTATTTCCTTCTGTTGTAGTTATTGTGGATAGGGTGTTATTGACGTCGTTTTCTTTCGTCTTGAGTAATGATTCTAATGTAGGCTTCActgtgtcattttttttgccactaTCAATGGGGCAATTGTCAAATTCTTCCGTCAACTTGCACTCAATGCAGGgtttcttatttttgcaaTGATCTTCCTTAATGTCTTTTGCCTTTAAAAAAGCGACCCTAATCCCTTGGTCTATGTGACAAATTTTGctgtcttctttcattttttgtacgaCGGCTTTTAACATTAAGCAGGAAGCGAATTGTCTGAACTCTTGGTTATCATAAGGGTTATTCTGATTCCCCGCGTCATAGTTCAGCTGTATATTAGATATGTGATGTAGTCCTGCTGCAGTGAGTAAGCATGCCGTTTTATTGGCTTTGCCGTGGGCGTCCTTATCGTCCCAGCCGCCGCCACCGCCGTTGCAGTGATGGGCAACTTTATCCTGCTTTGTCGTCATGTCACCCAGCAGTGATTCTAACTCTGTTTCAAAGTCACTCTTCATGTCATTCTAAATATAAAGCgggagttatatatatatacatatatatacatatacatatacatatacatatatatacatatacatacatatatatacatacatatatacatacgtacatacatacatatatatacacacatatatacgtacgtacatacatacatacatatatatacatacatatatacatatatacatataagtatacacatgcgtatacacatacgtatacatatatgtatatacatacatatgtacatacatatatacatatacatacatacatatacatatatatacatatagaaatatgtgtatatgtatatatggacatatatgttgtcgatgttattattgttatggatgttattattgttgttgatgctgttatggatgttatggatgttatggatgttgctatggatgttgttatggatgttatggatgttattattgttattattattgttatggatgttatggTTATTTCCATTCCAACATCAGCACAGCACACTAAACCATGACCACGACCACGACCACGACAACACATTACTTACCCAAGTAACGGACGCAGTTCCGGTTGAGCCTccgttcttcctttttccccatttatcTGCTACACATTGTAGACGATTACAGAATTCACCGGTGTCACACGGTTTACCTATAAGCAGACACAGACAAACACAtagacacatacatatatacatacatatatatatacatatacatatatatgtatatacatatatatacatacatacatatatacatacatatatacatatatatatatatatatacatacatatatgtatatatatatatacctatatacatatatatatatacacatatatatttatacatatataaacatgtatacatatatatacttatatgtatatatatatgtatatatacatataatgttattgtttttatttttatttttttgtttttgtatttttgtttttgttgttgtatttttgttgttgtttgttCCTGTTGGTTTTTGTTCGTTGGTTTTTGTTTTGGAAATGGATGAAGGTGGATGTGAATGGATGtgaatggatgtggaatggtcatatatttgttattGGTAGgttggaggagagaaaaaaaatgtctacttacatatggtcttgATAAGAGATTCGTCCTTTAAATTAGAATCAGTTTTGAGCTTTTCCTCTACTTCCGTCTTCACATACTTCTTTTGACTATTCTCGCCAATTGTGCAAGTTGCAAGATCCTTTAAGGGTACCCTCGGACACTTAAAACACTTAACATTATCATCCTTGCAGCCGATACTTCCCCCCTTAATGCTTTCATTATTTTCGACAAATGCCTTAGTTATCCCCTCCTTTACActtctttcctcttcacaGGGAAGTGCTTCTAATTTATCAGCaatggcatttaataaaaaacaacGCATCGTTCTTTGGAACGATGCCGTAACGGCATCGTTCGTGCCGTTGTCGGGGATGTCGTAgaggttttttaatcctgctgctataaggaTGCAAGCATCCTTATCAGCTTCCTTCCCATTATGCCCCGTGAGACCGCTGCAGTATTTCTCAAATTCTGTCCTCTTATTCTCAGTTGTGGCCTCCTTGAGGCCATCCCCCAAAGAGGTTACTTCATTTGGGACTGCCTCCCATACTTTATCCTACAGttgaagtaatatatatacatatgcagaacgcatatatatgtatacatatgtatatacatatagacatatacatagatatgcatgtatatgtgagtatatatgtatatatatatatatatatatatatgtatatgtatacacatatgtgtagtGGTTATTTGCTTACCCAATTACGGGGGACCCTGTCTCTGCCTTTTCTATTATGTTTGTTCCATCGGGCCGCTACACATTGGACTTGGTCGCAAAGTTCTGTCACATTATTTACTTCCTTTGCCATTGTCTTAATGTCGTTATCGTTCCCATGGACGATGGTCTTCAATTTGTCCTCAACATTCGAATCTTGGCTAGGACTTCCATCTGCCTTAATTTTACAATCCTTcaatttgtcattttcttcccatttgcaCGGAATACAAGTTTTACCATTGCCACTGCAAGTACCAGGTACTTTCTCACTGAGGTCCTGCCACGAATTAAATGCTTTGCTTATACCAGCATCAATCTCACAGACAgcattctttttcatttcatttgcaTAGGAATGAAGTAAGAAGCAGCCCACCGCTTGTCTGAACGATGGGTATTTCTTAGATAGGATGTCGTCGTCGCCTGTCATCGTAGGACCATCGTACAGTTTTTTTAatccggcatgcaaataattgcatgccttcctttCAGAATGAGTTGCATCCCTTGCACTGGCATTATCACCcattttattacatttcTCCTCTCCTGCTCCTTTACTCTGTTCCATTGCTGTGGACAATTCTGTCCACAGCGTCTTCACTGCGCCATCATCCACCTTCCAGAAGTCTTTCTGCAAGtgaagttatatatatatatatatatatatatacatatacatgtatgtgtacgcatacatacatacgtatatatacgtatatatatacatacgtacatatgtatgtatgtgtatatatgtatagatgtatatatgtatatgcatatgtatacatatacatgtatatgtatatatgtatacatatatatacatatgtacatatatacatgtaactGCCATTTCTTACTACACAATTAGACAGCGTGTGTGCCCACTTACCTGTCCCGTGGTCCCTTGTCCCTTGTTCTTGTTCTCTTCCGACCGTTTTGCGGCACAATTTACCCATTCACATAACTTATTCTCCTTATTGAAGTTAATCAAGGTTTTTTGTATTGCGTCGTCCTTCGTTTTGTCCTTGCCTTCGAACAAtttattcactttttcctttacatcGTCGGAGGTGGTGCCATTGCTAATGGAGCAACCATTAATGCCGTCCTTAGTATTGTCCATCCaattgcattcaaaacaattaTTGGTATTACTAGCTGTACATTGATCTGCCGCACTTTCCATAATGGTTTTACTTTGGGTAAAAGCGTGATTTATCCCTTCATCTATGCTACAGAACCCTCctccttttgcttttttttttaattcttcagCGTAAGCTTTTAATAAAAGACAATTTATAATTTGAGCAGAATATTTGTTAGGGTCACTATTTGAATTTTTGTACATCGCATTCAACAATTTTGCCATGTGCTCACATGCTGCTTTATTTGCACTATCTAGTTTATCGTCGTTGCACTTGGCACCTCCCGTGTCACCATTGTCTACCGTATTAGTGATGAGTTCTCCCAGCTTCTTCTCGACGTTGTTGCTCCAGAAATCCTTTAATATAGAAAGggaaggtatatatatacatatatatacacatgtacatacatatatatacatatatacgtccatacatatatatatatatacatatacatacatatatgcatgtctatatatatgtacacatgtacatatatatatatatatatatatatatatatgtacatatgtgtatatataggcAGTCATTCCCCTTGCTTACGGTGTTGGTGCTGCCCTTCCCATCTGTTAATTGCCAATATTGTTCTGCACATTGCAAGCGCTTGCAAAATGTATTGTTCTTGTCTTTCATGCACACATCAGctgcaaaaaggagaaaagggaaggaacagaagaaaagttAATACGACATGTAAAGtgttatgtgtgtatatatatgttgtatgttgtatgttgtatgttgtatgttgtatgttgtatgttgtatgttgtatgtatgtagattgagtaaatgtatgtcattcacaatcgatgaaaaattttttttttttttttttttcttttttcgtttgggATTGTTCTAAAATATGCGGTTTTATatgccatccagttcccaccatccggttaataccatccggtcactaccatcctgttcccaccatccagttcataccatccggtaactaccatccagttcataccatccagttcataccatccacttcccaccatccacttcccaccatccaatctccaccatccacttcccaccatccacttcccaccatcgggttcataccatccacttcataccatccagtctccaccatcagGTTAGTGCATAGTATCacgtctttgtcttcgaggaattttacctaccccctcccgggagggatgctgggatgcttccctgccatccggttcatactatccagttcctaccatccggttcataccatccggttcataccatccagttcctaccatccggttggtacCATACGGTTacaaccatccggttcataccatccagttcacaccatccagttcataccatccggttcataccatccgcctcataccatccggttcctaccatcccgttcccaccatccggctaCTACGGttcggtttctaccatccggttcataccatccgattcataccatccggttcataccatccggttcataccatccggttca includes these proteins:
- a CDS encoding SICAvar, type I encodes the protein MKDKNNTFCKRLQCAEQYWQLTDGKGSTNTDFWSNNVEKKLGELITNTVDNGDTGGAKCNDDKLDSANKAACEHMAKLLNAMYKNSNSDPNKYSAQIINCLLLKAYAEELKKKAKGGGFCSIDEGINHAFTQSKTIMESAADQCTASNTNNCFECNWMDNTKDGINGCSISNGTTSDDVKEKVNKLFEGKDKTKDDAIQKTLINFNKENKLCEWVNCAAKRSEENKNKGQGTTGQKDFWKVDDGAVKTLWTELSTAMEQSKGAGEEKCNKMGDNASARDATHSERKACNYLHAGLKKLYDGPTMTGDDDILSKKYPSFRQAVGCFLLHSYANEMKKNAVCEIDAGISKAFNSWQDLSEKVPGTCSGNGKTCIPCKWEENDKLKDCKIKADGSPSQDSNVEDKLKTIVHGNDNDIKTMAKEVNNVTELCDQVQCVAARWNKHNRKGRDRVPRNWDKVWEAVPNEVTSLGDGLKEATTENKRTEFEKYCSGLTGHNGKEADKDACILIAAGLKNLYDIPDNGTNDAVTASFQRTMRCFLLNAIADKLEALPCEEERSVKEGITKAFVENNESIKGGSIGCKDDNVKCFKCPRVPLKDLATCTIGENSQKKYVKTEVEEKLKTDSNLKDESLIKTICKPCDTGEFCNRLQCVADKWGKRKNGGSTGTASVTWNDMKSDFETELESLLGDMTTKQDKVAHHCNGGGGGWDDKDAHGKANKTACLLTAAGLHHISNIQLNYDAGNQNNPYDNQEFRQFASCLMLKAVVQKMKEDSKICHIDQGIRVAFLKAKDIKEDHCKNKKPCIECKLTEEFDNCPIDSGKKNDTVKPTLESLLKTKENDVNNTLSTITTTEGNTGSLCQRLQCLASRVQMARGNNNADDFWGKEGGEVAKLWKELSQAMTDNGGQDKGGQCGTMDDGSSTNSTREPTNPERRACQYLTSGFEKLKELTSPTATNINGNNILDKDPSLKRTIGCFLLHSYAKHMKEKAKCLVGFGIKKAFDTAGKELNGGQCTLDDTYGSCEIHTNGSPTKVTAKLAQVKGEIKTTVTDTLTKVNETKTLCDQLKCAAPKWFQNQMNGNTAPTKNWCDFWDTTVKDALEKMFKEIDQNGKDKSKTKKNVVCNKFGDDNPDSVERKACNHITAGLDYINKIEGNDNDKQKKADDKFFKQTMMCAALNLYADRIKKETEKSCPLDEERIKEMFEKWNVIKKASCSTSGGNDCFICERKENFSGCDLLVDKDLIGSSSSGGSSPCNNNDKEDVPKQMNELLNEDKSTINTKMNSTLTTITEMKSSFCTQLQCAAKKWKSAKNKITNGKASGQSTDVKWEEMKTEIESALTKLLGHMTEGQTKGDLAKYCNDDANWSKLGHKEKHTNKAACLLFASGLQHIYTHGNGQRVGPFKGPSFEQTMGCLFLKEYAKQLKNLANREKKYKVHPDCSVDSGINYAFEQSKDIMEIVLPQCKNNASINDCFVCTQNNDYNKCKIGDDDIGSKSKELLTGPKSKEHMQQTLENTVCPILITDLLTPFVPLAPVSIGLSAMAYYLWKYFGEGGPRLRRSPADIPGSSVQEQLLDRVEEAGSHEYRLVKERKPRSAPTRTKRSGRVNRRTIIEIHFEVLDECQKGDTQLNQKDFLELLVQEFMGSEFMEEEQVPKEDVLMERVPMEDTPMERVPILGSVFMV